The genomic segment aggaatggaaacaacctaagtgtccatcagtagatgaatgaataaagatgtggtccatatacacaatggaatactacttagccataagaagaaaacaaatcctaccattcgcaacaacatggatggagttagagggtattatgctcagtgaaataagccaggcagagaaagacaagtatcaaatgatttcattcatctgtggagtataagaacaaagaaacaactgaaggaacaaaacagcagcagactcacagaacccaagaatggaacaatagttaccaaagagaaagggactggggagggtgggtgggaatggaggggaaaggggaaaacGGGGTATTACAATTAGGACGTATAATGTCGggggtgggggtcacggggaaggcagtatatgcagagaagacaagtagtgattctatagcttcttactacgccgatggacagtgactgtaattacatggaccataatgttgttcatgtaattgtacgttaattataggaaaataaaaaataaaaataaattttttaaaagaatgaaaaaataaaagagccaAATGTCTTTTTATTAGCAATGAGAAACTGAAAACTAATTTTCTAAATACTATGTGTCATAGCTACAAAAAGATGAAATACTGAGGAATATATCTAACAAAACATGTACGGaatctgtatgctgaaaactacaaaatactgatgaaaaaaataaaaaaacacctaAATTAATGGCAAGACATTTGTGTTAATGATTTGCAGATTCAACATAgcaaagatgtcaattctccacCAAACTGACCTACAGATTAAATGTAATTCTAATCAAAATCCCATCAGCATTTCTTATAGACACAGACAAGctaagttttaaatttatatagaaaagcaaagaactataaatagtcaaaacaattttgaaaaggaagagtaaagtTGAAGGTATCATACTACCTAATTTTAAGACTTATTATAAGCctacaataatcaagactgtgtggtatgcaacaaaatagagaaaccagACAGCTGATTTTGACAGAGATACAAGGGCAATTCAGTGAAGAAAGGTtagtttattgaataaatggtGTTTTGTTGCAACTGGATATACATAAGCAAAAAAATCAACCTCTGGTGCCTGttcaccagacacccgatcttgcaggACCGTCATTAAAACCTTCCTCCGGCTTTTCTCTtggtctccgtgtccacttactgaatttgcaccagtgagtgtgtttctcacaatttgggggcTGGTCCGCGATCCTCTTGCCTGTGCGAGGTGGGGGCCCAAGCGGAGCGGGAAGACACGTCCCCCGGCTTTGGGCGGCCCGCTCTGCCTGGGCGTCTCACCTTCGCACGGTGGCTGAGGGGAGACCCGAGACTGTCGTGCGGAGACAGCGTCAACGACGCAGGGGAGAAAACGCTGGCACCACGGCAACCAGGCAACCTCGTGCACGAGCCAAGGTAGCTCAAACAGAGGCTGAAGAAAGAACGAGGTCTCCTGTGCAGTTCCGACGTGAGCAGCCTCACTAACCGGAACGACCGACGGATCCGCGGCTCCACCGGCTTCTTTGTGCCGATACACACATCCCGTTCCCCTCGGGGACCGCCTAGGTCCGGGGAAGGATTTTGCGGAAGTACCCGGAACTGTTTGTAAGGTTCCGGCTGCCCGGCAGCTGAGAGCTTCTTCGGCTCCGTAAGCGCCCATTTCTCCTGCAGTTTCGAAGAAGCGGCAGTGATGGCTCCGGTGTCTGGTTCGCGCAGCCCGGAGCGGGAGGCCTCGGGCTTCGGGGGGAAACGTCGCAGTTCGTTGAGGAGCCCCAAGGCCAGTAAAGCAGCCCGGTCCCCGCGCGGCCGCCGCTCGCGCTCGCGTTCTTGCTCTCGGTCGGGAGACCGGAATGGCCTCCGCCAAGGCTCCCGAAACCAGTCCTATCGCTCCCGCTCGCGGTCACGCTCTCGAGAGCAGCCCTCTGCGCCACGGGGCACCCCCTTCGCCTCTGCCTCCTCGTCCGCCTATTACAGCAGCTACTCGCGCCCCTGCGGGGGCGACAAGCCGTGGCCTGCTAGGGAGGAGAGCCTGCGGCAGAAGAGattaagtgagagagagaggattGGAGAATTGGGAGCTCCTGAAGTATGGGGGCTTTCTCCAAAGAATCCAGAACCAGACTCTGATGAATATACACCAGTAGAGGATGAAGAGCCAAAGAAAAGTACCACTTCATCTTCTAcctcagaagaagaaaagaagaaatcatcTAGTCATTCAAAAGAAAGGtccaagaaaaggagaaagaaaaactcatctaaaagaaaacacaagaagtACTCTGACGATAGTGACAGTGACTCTGATTCTGAAACAGACTCCAGTGATGAAGATGCAAAAAGGAGGGCAAAGAAAgccaagaaaaagggaaagaagaaacgCAAATcgaagaaatacaagaaaaagaaatcaaagaagagcagaaaagatTCCAGTGATTCAAGCTCTAAAGATTCTCAAGAAGAGTTTCTGGAGTATCCCTGGAAGGACCGATCAAAGCCTGGAGAACCCTCAGATTTAATTGGCCCAGAGGCTCCAAAAACACTTGCCTCCCAAGATGATAAACCTCTGAACTATGGCCATGCCCTGCTACCTGGTGAAGGTGCAGCTATGGCTGAATATGTGAAAGCTGGAAAACGTATCCCACGAAGAGGTGAAATTGGCTTGACAAGTGAAGAAATTGCATCATTTGAGTGCTTGGGCTATGTAATGAGTGGTAGCAGGCATCGCCGAATGGAGGCTGTGCGACTGCGGAAAGAAAACCAGATCTATAGTGCTGATGAGAAGAGAGCCCTGGCATCCTTTAACCAAGAAGAGAGGcgaaagagagaaaacaagattCTGGCCAGTTTTCGAGAGATGGTATACAGAAAAACTAAAGGGAAAGATAACAAATAAGGATTTTCTAATTGTTCAGCAGACATTTTTAATAACAAGAAAGAAAGTatgggatacacacacacaaatatatacacaaaaagaTTACTATGATTTGAAAGCTTTCAGTGCTACTGTGCCTTCTATTTAATTCCTTCAGTCCTTCAGTAAGAAGCTGCTCATCGATAGAACTTTAGCAAGTTCCTTGGGTTATTTTGGGTTTCCCATAATAACTTTCTGGTTTAAAAATCGAGATTATGAATGGAATCGTACTGGGGGAAGTGAAATTGAAAGAAAGTGTCAGTGAGAGAGAAACTTTACTCTCACACCATGGGACAGTACTACTGTTAGCTCCAtatgatgcccaccctcacccccaccccaaatgcACTCATGGGAAATTATTATTCATGTACATTGAATGTTATAAATGGACTTGTAGAAACATACAGGAGGCCACTTTTGTTAATAGAATGAAGGCATTGCTGAAAAAATCAAATCTAGAGTTTGAAAATTGACTTGTATAATACCATACATAGTCTGCTATGGAAATTATGTATGTTGGTTTTAGTCTCTACCTCCACCCCCAAActaacaaacaaaccaaaaagcaaaCTAACTCATAGACTTATTGAGTTGAAAATGTGAATATTagttcttaaaattcttaataggttacttaaaaatggttttcaAATATAAACTATTGGGACTACTGTTGTGCCAATGTAAGTACATTATTTCTGTCTAAGCTCTGCTTAGATCACTATTTGAATACTGGAAATGATTGACAGTGAACTATGATCACATTTCATAAGGATGAAGCTacaatgatgttgaacattttaagTCTTATGTAATaagcatatttcattttaaacattattaaacctttcagtttaaaaaaaacctcCACCTAAACCTCACaccttatacaaaaataaattcaaatggatcataaatctaaatgtaagattcaaaaaaataaaacttctaaaagaaaacacgGGAAAGAATTTTGTGGCTAGGATCAGTAAAGAGTTTTCAGCTATAACACTAaaatgataaactggacttcaccaaaatttaaattttttgctttgcaaaagacaccgttaagaaaatttaaagaaacgcTACACATTGGgagaaaaatacttgcaaatcatgtaACTGACAAAAAAATTATATCCAGAAcaaataaagaactctcaaaactcaacagtaagaaaacaacccagtgaaagaaatgggcaaaagatagtCCCAGGTTAAATActatgtaattatatttatatgactttctcaaaaagacaaaagcataGTGGTAGAGAGGGGctaagtggttgccaggggctgagaggtAGGGATAACAATGTGGAAATGGGATAGAGCATGAGCGAGATTTTTGGGTTGATGGAACTGTCGTGGTTTTCTGATTATGTTGGTGAATATATGAATCTACAAGTAGGTAAAGACTCATAGAATTATATAACAAAAATGTCCATTTTACTGTatgctaatttaaaaaacaacacttagaaagaaaaatattgcctCTCCAATCTTCTTTCAAGTCCCTACTATAGTCCAGGTTCTGCTAGGCACCAGGAATACAAAGTTAAAAAGACAGACTATGCCCTCAGAGAAGGAGGCAAACAAGTACTCTATGATAACAGTTTTAATGGAGGAGTATATAATCCACATGGATTTCTATACCTAAGAACGGCTACCTGGGAAACAGGGGCAGGAGCTGACACTTGACATGAGCAGGGGtttctaagaaaaaaagggagaacacTCCAGACCAAGGAAACAGCATCTAACAGAGAGGTAAGGGAGAATATAACATACTGGCATacttaggaaattacaaataATTACTTTCCCAAGCACCAGCAGAAAACGTTACATAAATACGGTCAGGAACTATAAACAAGTTCCCTCCAAGCAATATAAAGAGTATTCCAATTTGAAGCTTTGGAAATGGCAATTTTCAGACTCAAGTCAACCTGAGGGCTTCTTCCTTTCACTCCCTGTTCCCATATGTTCACATCATCATAGCCATTGTAGTATCCATGTATCCATCACTTTGGCCAAACTACACTAAGGCCCCATGGGAACACACACATGTCCCCATATGTACACTCACAGCATCTAATGTGTTTTATTATAAGGTATTCAGCAGCACAGCACAGCACTGGGACAAAAATGCTGTGACTGGGGCTAGTCTACCTGATTTCAAGTACAGAATCAACTGATtcaattacttaacctctctgagcctcaattttctcactgAAAATGTGAGAATAATAGCACCTACACATTGGGctgctgtgaaaaaaaaatgtgctaatttatatataaatgcttagaacagtgtttgAGTCACAGTAAGCACCACGTAAGTGGTTTGAATTAATACTCAACAAATGTTACCTATGTAAAATGAGGACCTACTCACAGTAGGGTATTCTCACAGTAGAAAAACAAACCTACAGTATATAAGTTCCCTTGGTTATACAGAAAATGGCCCTGCTGTGCTACAACCAGGGCTGTAGTACTGAGACCGGTTCTGATGATGCTTGCACATACAGCCCAGGTGTTTCAGTTTTTCATGATGCATTAAGGGGGTGGTCTAGCTGTAAGCAAAGAACAGtggatttttctgattttttaagcaCTGCGGGGTGTACAAAAGGTTGGCATAATAGTGAGAAGCCTGTCAAACCTGAAGTGGAGACTACTGAGAAGAAAAAACTTTCTGAATTAAAACCCAAATTTCAGAAGCACATCATTCAAGCCCATAAACTAGTAGAAGCAATAAAAAGACCAAGCCAAGATGAACCAGTGACAAATCGGTAATTGGAAATATCTGCCTTCCTAAAACAAGCACTTGATAAACTTAAGCTATCGTCagggaatgaagaaaataagaagacAGTGATGGAATTAAGATTGGGACCTCATGTAAAAATGGAGGGTGTTCAAGACAAATCAGGGTCTATGGAGTCTAGAAGTCTGTTTATATCACTCTGGAGTACCTATTTTCCATGAAGAGATGAAATACTGGAGCTGCTGTAGAAGAAAAACTTCTGATTTTGATACATTCTTAGCACAAGAGGACTATACAACAGGGAACAACATGTGGACTAAAAAGGATGCTGGGAAAAAAGTTGTTCCATGTAGACATGACTGGCATCAGACTGAGGGTGAAGTGGACATTTCAGTAAATGCTAAAAAGTCATTTCCAGAACTTAGTCAAGTAGTAGCAAATAGCTCATAAACAGTTACAGTATTTCTTAGTATAATATTATGTTAAGCAAAGAAACATAAAGGGACATCTGTTTTGTTCATATCTCTTTTATCCCATAATTAGGAAAGCAAGATggaatgtcactttttttttggtatcattaatctacaattacatgaggaacattgtttactagactcctcccatcaccaagttccccccacaaaccccattacagtcactgtccatcagcatagtaagatgctgtagaatcactacttgtcttctctgtgttgcacagccctccccatgcctccccccccacactatacatgttaatcgtaaggccccctttcttccccgcccccttatccctcccttcccacccattctccccagtccctttccctttggtaactgttactccattcttgggttctgtgagtctgctgctgttttgtttcttcagtttttctttgttcttatactccacagatgagtgaaatcatttggtacttgtctttctccgcctggcttatttcactgagcataataccctttagctccaggAATGTCACTTTTAATTGAGTTTTTTAATGAGCTTTTTTTCCTATAATACTTGAAaatgtttaaggaagaaatactCTGCATTGATTTTTCCACTTGAGAAGGTTACTTTTTCTAGGATGAGTAACTGAGGCAGTGTTAAGTAGTTAAAGGAAAATATACACTTTGACTAACAAATTAAATTTGGCTACACTTAATTGAATCTAAAAACATATCAGCACCTATATTACTTGCTAAGCAGTGTGATTTAAAAGTATAGGAAACATAAGAGTACAGAGGTAACAATTTGgttaaaattcaccattttatgaaactAAGCTATAATGTTAAACTCTCCTCTAGATTATAAGGTCTTTGTTCAGTGTTATGAGTAAATTGTACCTAATAGAGGCCTATACCCTCTTAAAATCTTTAGTTACATaaagagaaattatatatataatttaatcgAGCtgcacactaagatttgtgcactttATTACATGTGcctcaaaaaaaatacaaataacatagGTGAATTTCAAGTAATTGTGCTGAATTAAGGAAGCCAAACCCAC from the Manis javanica isolate MJ-LG chromosome 11, MJ_LKY, whole genome shotgun sequence genome contains:
- the LOC108389299 gene encoding NF-kappa-B-activating protein, which translates into the protein MAPVSGSRSPEREASGFGGKRRSSLRSPKASKAARSPRGRRSRSRSCSRSGDRNGLRQGSRNQSYRSRSRSRSREQPSAPRGTPFASASSSAYYSSYSRPCGGDKPWPAREESLRQKRLSERERIGELGAPEVWGLSPKNPEPDSDEYTPVEDEEPKKSTTSSSTSEEEKKKSSSHSKERSKKRRKKNSSKRKHKKYSDDSDSDSDSETDSSDEDAKRRAKKAKKKGKKKRKSKKYKKKKSKKSRKDSSDSSSKDSQEEFLEYPWKDRSKPGEPSDLIGPEAPKTLASQDDKPLNYGHALLPGEGAAMAEYVKAGKRIPRRGEIGLTSEEIASFECLGYVMSGSRHRRMEAVRLRKENQIYSADEKRALASFNQEERRKRENKILASFREMVYRKTKGKDNK